From Slackia heliotrinireducens DSM 20476:
CTCTCCGGATTCCACCTGCTCGGACACGGATTTTTCATCGGTGCGCAGCATGATGTTGTTGGGGGAGATGTCACGGTGCGCGAAGCTGTCGTCCAGGTACTCGAATCGGGCGATCAGGTCGAATAGGGCCATGCCCAGTTTGGCGACGGTGACGGGCTCTACGCGGGTGCCTTTGGGGTCGACGGCCCGCAGGCCTGCGGCTTTCTTGCAGGTTTCGCCTTCGACCCACTCCATGACGATGAGTGGCTCACCCTCAGCAATGCCGTAGCCGTAGAGCTTAGGGAAACCTTTGAGGCCCGACAGACGCTGCTGGTTCTCGAATTCACGACGGAAGGCCGCGGTTTGGGCCGTAACGGTGCGCTTGTACGATGCTTCATCCATGGATGGCGTGCGCATCGGGCGCAGTACGCGTTTCATGGCGAAGGTTTCGCCTTCGGGGTTCGCCACCTTGCATACATATCCCGAACCTCCGCGGTCGTCGGACCCTTCGGGCACGAGCAGCGTCAGGAACCGACGGCGGTATCGTTCCTGCTGAGATTCCGACATGGGGAAGGGCACTTCGAACGAGTCAAGCTCGAGAATGCGCATGTCGCTCAAGGACGTGTTCTCGGGCTGTGTCATTCGTCAGCCTTCCTGGGTTCGACCGGGTTCAGCCGGCTGGTGTCGCCTGAGGGGTTGAACCCCTGGTCGAACACGATCTGCAACCCGTCATTTGCAGGCAGCGAGTTGATGGCGAACTCCCGGTCGCCCTCAGAATCGATGTTCCCGCGGACGTCGAGGTAGTCAAGCGACGTTAGCTTGGAAACGTCCAGCACCTCGATGTCGTTGTCCTGGGCAACGACCATCTGCAAATTGGGGAACACCTCCAAACCGTCAAGGCTGGTGATGCCCAGACCGGAGATGCCTTCGTCATATACCTCGAAATAGTCGCGGTCGTTGAAGTCGTAGGCCCCGATTTCCGTGACGGCGTTGCGCTCGCTTCGGCCGAGGCGTCCGTCTTGGTCGGTGTCCAGGTTGTCTTCAACATATGCGCGCAAGGCGTCGTCGGGAAAGACATCCTGCGTGATGTCGATGGGTTTCTCCCTCAGGTCGATGAGACTGAACTCGTCGGCATACGGCATGGCAAGCCTTCCGATGGAGACGATGGCAAACGCAGCCACGACAGCTATGGCGGCTGCCGCCAACGCCACGCTTCTCACATTGTCATCTGCGGAGACGGCCATGGGCATCTCCGACTAGAGCCTCGTGCCGCACATCATGCAGAAAACGTCGCCGGGCTCGTATTCGGCACCGCAGTTGGGGCAGACGCTCGCGGATACCACGGTTGAGCTGGCATTGCCAGGGGTTGCCGTTGCCAGCGGGCTTCCGCACATCATGCAGAAGAGGTCGCCTGCGGCGTGGGGCGCTCCGCATTTCGGACACGTGGGTGCGGCGTCGGCCGCCTGCGTAACGGGGTTTGCGCCACCTATGCCAGGCATGGCGGCGGTTGTGTCGGCCGTCGGCGCAGGTGAAAGGGAGGCTCCGCAAGTCAGGCAGAACTTATCGCCTTCGCGCACGGCGGATCCGCACTTGGGGCAGGTGGGTGCTGCGGGCATCGGCGCGGTTTGAGAAGCTGGCAGCTCGTCGTTGGCGGGCGTCACGTCTGGGGTCTCGTCAACTCCGACGGCTTGCGAGATGTCGGAGTCGGACGTCGGTTCTGCATCGGATTCTCCGGCGAATTCGGACTCGAGCGCCGTCAAGGCTTCGGCCGCATCGGCGTCATCGATGTCGAGCTCGGTTTCCGCCTCGATTTCTGCCTTAAGTGCGGCCATGGCGTCGGCCACAGCCGAGTCGTCGGATTCCGATGCGGCGTCGGGAAGGGGAGCCGGCTCAGGGGTCGAATCGGCTGCGTCCTCTTCGATGGCATCCGCTTCGGCCGCAAGGCGCTCCAAGGCGGCCATTTCTTCGGCAGGAATCTCATCGGGCTCATTCTGGGTATCGAGCGTTGTGCCTGGCAGGATGTCGAGAACCATGGTCTTGTCCGCCGCGAAGGCCTGGGCTTCGGCTTGGGCGACTGCATTTGCCGCCGCTGCCTGGGCCTCTTCGGCCTCCTTTGCAAGTGCCGCGGCAACAGCGGCCGCTTCGGCGGCGGCTTGGGCTTTCTGCTCCGCTTCGGATTCGGCTTTCGCGCGGTTCTCCTCTGCAATGCGGGAGTTCTCTTCGTCGGCAATGGCAAGGGCTGCCTTGTCGGCAATGAGCTGCAGTTCGTGGGTGAGAGCGGCTTCCTCTTCGTCAAGAGCGGCGATGGCGCTCAGCTGTTTGGAGAACCGAACCTGTACGGCCTCGCTCACCTTGGCTTCGTCGATGACCTTTGCGGCCAGAGCCAGCAGTGCTTCGGTGCGCTTTTCCGGCAAAGCAGCCAGAGCCTCTTCTATACGTGCGGTTTCGTTTTCGCTGTTTTCCATGGTCCGTCCTTTTCGACACGAAAATGTAACGAAACGATTCTATCGCAAAAACCGTCGCGTTGACCTGCGTCGTTGAAAAAAGGAACGTTTGGGATGCGATGCGAGCGTATGTAGCGAATGTGCTATATAATATCTGAAGATTAATGTGGCAGCGCACTCGACTGCCCTCGTTTCAAGTGGAAGGAAAGCCATGAACTGCCCTAACTGCGGTGCCGAGCTCAAGGAAGGCGCGGCGTTTTGCATCCAATGCGGAACGCCTGTGAGCAGCGCGGCCCCCACCCAGCCTACTCAACCCGCTCAGCCCACCATGCCGGTCCAGCAACCGACCGTTCCGGTTTCTGCACCCGCGACTCCCGCTGCGGCTCCCACGCAGCCGGTCCAGCCTGCATATCAGCCGACGGCGCAGCAGCCCTTCGTGCCTCAGCAGGATCCCTATGCGCAGCAGACCCAGGCGTATGCTCCTGCCCAGGATCCCAATGTCCAGCAACAGCCCTTTGCGCCTCAACAGGCGCCTTATCAGAATCAGGCGCCGTACCAAAACCAGAAATCCGGTGGAAAGCGCACCGGTCTGATCATCGGCGGCATCGCCGCTGTGCTTCTGCTCATCCTGGGTGGCGTGGGCATCGCCGGCGTGTTGTCTGGCGGCGATGACAAAGTCGCAGATGAAAAGCCCGCCGCCACGACTGAGAAAGCAACGGAAACGGAAGAGGAGGCCGGTGCTGCGACAGAGACTGAAGCCCCCGCGCAGGAAGAGGCCACTACCGAAGAGGCTACGGAGGACCCCGCAGAACCTGCAGCAACAGGGGCCGACTACTCTGCCGTGCTTGATTCCCATGGCGGCCTGACCGTCGATGCCGTTACCACGTTGAGCGGGTCGGACCTGTATGACCTGCTTATGTCGAAGGGATTCGAATACGACGCGTCGTACGGCGAGTATGTGTGCTATTACGAACCGTTCCAGGCTTTTGCAGTCAGCGTTGATGGTTCGACTGTTCTGGACGAAAGCGGTATGAGGTCGTTGTCCATCGGTGGTGCGGGCGACCCTGTCGTGTACGTCATTGCTGCGTATGACTACGGAGACGACCTGAACGGTGCTTACGATGCAATCGTCGGCGACAGCGCCAGCGATAAGCTGGTTCTCGACGAAGAAACGATTGTTGCAAAGGTCGAGAACGAAGGCGGCAAATACTTCGTGATGGCCATGAACTCCGAAGGCGACCTTGGTCCGACTTTCGCCGTTGTGAGCGAGGAGGCCATCTCTTCCGGTGTGTTCTACACCTGGACCGGCCTCGATACCAGCTTCGGTTCGACGGTTGACGAGCTTTACGGCAGCTTCACGAGCCAGGCATAAACCTGCGTTTCGACATCGGCGCGAAAGGGGTTCCGCACGGAACCCCTTTTTTATGCGATTTTAGGCTCGTCTGTGTTCTGAACTATGCTCGGGCGTTGGATTCCGATTTCAGGCGGTCGGCAATCCACATGTTGATGACTGCCTGTCGCGGCACGGCCAGATGACGTGCGGCTGCATCGAGCTCGTCAATCATCCATTCGGGCATGCTGATATTGATTTTGCGGGGCGTGTCGTCTCTCGATAAAAGATTTTCGTGGTCGGCGACGTACGAGCCGTGCTCGGGTTCGATCAAGGCGTGCCCCCTTTCGTGCGACAGGGCGGCAGCGGGCAAACGACCAGACTCGCTGGATAAAGGAGAGCTCCCGGCGTTCGGACTGCGCGTGTCCAGGTGGTGCGTGCGTTCCGTAGCCGGGAGCTCCTGCGTCTTTTGAACCCGATACCGTGTTTGGTAGGTTTATGGTGGTTGTACACCGATCGAATTCGCGTTACTTACAGCTTCTTTTGTAAGTGTCCCAATTATACACGATAGATACCTAATAGCAATACCTAAAATATCTAATAGGTATAAATTAGGTATATGAGGTAATAATGGCGCATCGTCGCAAATGTATGCGACGTTCGGATCTATATGGGTGTGGATGGGGAAGACGCTCGGGCGCCTGAGGGCATTGCTAAGGATTGCAACGGTTGCAGGGCTCGTAGCCTTGCTCTAGCAGCTCGTCTCGCGTGCCGTTGAAGCCTTCGCGGTTCTTTTCGGCCATCTCGGCAACCGACTCGCAGGATGGCAGGTGAAACCTCTTCGATCCCGTGTTCACCACGTAATCGAACTCCGACATGTCGATGGGTTTTACGGTCGTTTCAGGCGTCGTATCGGGTTCGGTTTCCGAAGAGTAGGGTGCCTGTTCCGCAGACAGTCGGGCCGCAAGTTCGGCGGCAACCTCGTCCGCGTCGTCGCCTCGCCAGCTGCCGCCGGTGGCATAATCGATCTCTACGCCTGGCTGGATATTGTGGACGAACACATTGAAGCTAATGCCTTTGCCGTTGTCTTCGACGGATTCGGCTTCCATGTGAACTCCTCGTGCGACCAGCTCGTTGCCGACGAATACGGGCGTTACCCGGTACAAGACGTGGTTGCGTGTGGTGCGGACGTAGCTTGCGACTTCATTTTCGAACGGCAGCATGCCCGACACGTTCAAATAGCGCGTGCCCGTGAACAGATTCAGCGGATTCGCATTCTCTCCTGTGAGCTGGAAGCCGATGATGTGGCAGCGGTTATATAGATAGCGATCCTCGATCAGGTCGTCATAGCGGCAAATCCGCCATCCGCTTGGCGTGACTGACCCTATGTCCTCCCGCTCGCTTGTCGGCATAGTCTCGACACCCACCAGGGCGAAGGCGGTTCCGCATCGTCCAAGCGAGTCGAGCTCCGAATACTCCTCGAATGTATTGCGTTTCAGCTCGTCAGATGTGAACACGGGCTCGTTGTTGTTAATGGTGGAATAGGGCTGCCCGTCGTATTCGGGAATCTGGTCGAGTTGAGCAGTGCTGGCCTCTGGTTTTGACGGCAGGAGGCCTTCGAAAGAATCCGACCAGAACAAGGCCATGCTTCCTACCAGCGCAAGCAACACCAGGCATGCGACCAGGGCATGCTTCCAATTAATCCTGCGAGTCGGCTGTTCCTCCATGGGCTCCTTCGGCGTCTTGTCCGATTGTTTATACCAAGGATACCCGAAGCCGTCCACCACATGTCCGACACGTGTCGCCGAACGAAGGAAGGCTTCGCATTTGCGTTGTACAGTCCGAAGCGGCGCGAAGTTGCACTCGGTTCTGCATGGTGTATTTCGACCGCCAGATGAACGTCCGTTGACCGAAGGCGGATTATGGAGAACAAAAAAGTTGTTCACAGTTGCATATCGTGTTATATGATATGCATGAACAATATGTATAATCTTGTATACGGATTAGTTTATGACAATGCTAAGGTACATAGCTGATAATTGGGAGGCGAAATGAAGATTGATTACGTGTTGCTTGGCTTAATCAGAATCAACCCGAATTCCTCGGGATATCAGCTCCGTGGCATGATTAACAATTCAACGGGGTATTTCTTCACGGCGCATCTGAGCCAGATTTATCCCGCGCTTCGCAAAATGCTCGACAACGGCTGGCTCAAGGTCGAGCTGCTGCCCCAAGACGGCAAGCCGGACGCCAAGCTGTACAGCATCCTGCCAAAGGGTGAGGAAGCCTTGGACGCTTGGTTGAACGAGCCATTCAAGTTCGGCATGGGGCGTTCCACATCGGACGAGTACATCACCAAGCTCATGTTCATGGGCCATATGCCGAATGACAAGCTGTTGGCATACATCGATGCCGGCATCAAGCATTTTGAGAAGGAGCGCCGCGAAATCCTCGAGAGCAACCTAGGACCCGAGAAGGAGTCCGTCGAATGGCTTGCCCCCGATATCCGCAATCGCTACCTGACTATCTGGGGCAACGAGTTCGATTACATCGTCAAAGAGACTCAATCCCGCATCGACCGTCTGACAGCTCTGAAAGAGGCCATCTTGGCCAATCAGGAGAAATAGGCTGTCGAAAAGACCGTCGTCGCAAAGCGGCTGGTGTACCCTGTAGACGTAAAACAAGAGGCCCGGGCATTGCCTGGGCCTCTTGTTCGTTCATTGGCGGCTGCGGGTTTACAGCTCCAACTCCTTCTCGTGCTGGGGCAGGTACGCGGCGGTGTTTCGTAGGCTCATAGCCACGGTCGATGCATTGTGCAGCAACGACGACAACTGAGGCGAAATGACGCCCAGGATGCCAAGGGCCAGCAGTGCCGAATTGATGGTCATGGTGCTGGCATAGGATACGTTCAGGCGGTTCATCAGTTCTTGGCTCAGCTGGCGAAGCATCACCAGAGAGTCGAGGTTAGAGCCGGAAAGAACGATGTCAGCGACTTCTTTCGCGATGTCGGAGCCTTGTCCCATGGCCACGCCGACGTCGGCGCGGGACAGGGCGGGGGAGTCGTTCACGCCATCGCCCACCATGGCGACCACACGTCCTTCTTCCTTTAGGCGCTCCAGGTAAGCGAACTTGTCCTCGGGAAGCATGTTCGCCTGGAATTCGTCGATGCCGGCTTCGGCGGCAATGCGTTCTGCGGTTTTCTGGGCGTCGCCCGTCAGCATGACCACATGCTTAAACCCAAGGTCACGCAGCTGCTGAATGGCCTTTCTCGTATCGGCTTTCAGGGGGTCCTGGACCCCTAGTACGCCGACCAGCTTGTGGTTGACCGCAAGGTACAAGGGGCTCAGACCATGGAAGGTGTCTTCCAGATAGGCGATTGTCTCGTCGGAAATGGGGACGTGCTCGTCTTCGATGACGAAATGACGCGATCCGATGACGACGCGGTGCCCGTCAAGCGAGGAGGCGATGCCGTGGGCGACGATGTACTCGACGGCCGCATGGCGCTCGCGGTGCTCCAGATTGCGCTCCATGGCACCGTGCACCACGGCTCGGGCTACGGGATGCGGGAAGTGCTCTTCGAGACAGGCTGCCAGACGCAGGACCTCTTCCTCCGGCCATGCAGGATCAAGAGATTCAACCTTTGCCAGTTTGGGTGCTGCTTCAGTCAGTGTGCCGGTCTTGTCGAACACGATGGTGTCGGCGTTTGCAAAGGTTTCGAAGTGCTTGGCTCCCTTGGTGGTGACGCCTGCCTTGGCGGCGTTGCTCATGGCGGTCATGACGGCGATGGAGCCAGTAAGTTTCAAGGCGCAGGAATAATCGACCATCAGTGCGGCAGACGTCTTGATGATGCTGCGCGTGGTAATGGCGACCAGGCCTGCCAACAGGAAATTCCAGGGGACGATCTTGTCGGCAAGGGCTTCCATGCGGGACTGGCTCTCTGCCTTGAGGTCGTCGGCCGCATTGACCATGGTGACGATGCTGCGCAGCCTTGTTTGGTTGGTGTCGGAACGCACGCGGATGTACAGCTCGCCCTCTTCAACGGCGGTTCCTGCGTACACGTCGTCGCCGACGGACCGACGGATTGCCAAAGGTTCGCCCGTAAGGCTGGCTTGGTTCACGGCGCCTTCGCCCGCTTCGATGACGCCATCGACGCAGATGGACTGTCCCGTGCGCACGACAACCAGGTCGCCTGCGGCAAGCTCGTTGGACGGAACGATCATTTCGTCCCCATCGATGACCTTCCGTGCGCTTTCAGGCACGTCGAGCAGCGAATTGATTAGCGCATTCTCGGACGAAGCTCGAGTGTAGTCTTCTAGAATCTCGCCGACGTTCAGCAGAAGCATGGTGGAGCCAGCTGTGTTGAAGTCGCGCTTCAAGAACGAAATGGCAATGGCCGACATGTCCAGTACAGGGACGGTCAGGCGGCTGTTCGCCAGTTCCGCCACGCCTGCCTTCAGGAAGGGCAAGAACGAGACGACGGTGCATATCGCACGCAGCGGGGCAGGAAGGACCCACCGGCGGAAGACGTATCCGCCGATGACGTTCGCCAGCTGGAAGAACAGTTTTGAGGCGCGGGGCGCCAAGGTCATGGTGTATTGCCCGCGGGCAGCAGCGATCTTCTCGGCATCGATGGAGCGAAGGTGATCGATGACGGTTTTGCGGGCGTCGGGGGCGTTCACGTAATTGACAGCGAGCTGTCCAATACGCGCATACACCGTCACCTTCGTGACATACATGCACGATTTGGTGACGGTGATGAGCGAATCGATGTCGTTGTCGGGAACCGGACCAGCCAGGTTCAGACGCATGCGCCCCGGAATCTCAGTACGAATCGAGAAATCCATGGGGTACGCTCGTTTCCTAACTAGGCTTCGGCCTCGACTTCTTCGGCGGCTTCGGCATCCTGCTTGGTGAGGTAGGTGGCCTCAGCGACGATGTCGTCGACTTCAGCCTTGGCCTGCTCGATAACGTCATCGTACGTGTTCTTGATGCGCATGCCGGTGGCTGCTGCCTGGACATAGCACTTCTTGGCGGTCTCGCTCTTCAGGGCGGTCAGGCCGACCGTGCCCAGAAGGAATCCGCCGGCGACAAGGAGGGTGTGGGTTTTGCTGAACAGTGACATAGTTGATGCCTTTCTCTTCGAGGTGGGTAATTGCAGTTGTCAACTTACGTATGTTTTTACAGGTTTTTGCGCTTTGTTGCAAGTCAAAAACAGGCGTTAACCTGGGGAAACGATAAACCATAGGTAACTATGTACACATAGGTTAACCATTAGATTCCCGAAACTTCAATCTCCAATCAGGGAATACTTGGCTTATACCAATATCAAAAAACGGAATATATCGTTTCTGATTGGCGCTGGCCTACATCGGTCTGTTTTGAATTATGGAGGAAATGTGAACGCAGGGGTGTTCGCTGCGGTCTGCAAAAGCGGCTGAAGCGTGTCGAACACACGAATCCAATGTTGTATGCCTCAGTTAACAACTGCATGGAAAGTGCTACACTGCGTTATGAGTTATACACCGAGAAGAGGCGTGGGAAGGAAAACGAACTATGAATCTGTCGACTGCCATTGTCATTCTCATCATCGCGGTAATCGGGTTTTTCGCGTTCCGTCGCACCCGCGATGTGTTTTTCGGCAAGAAGGATTGCTGCAACACCAGCCCCGCCGGCCCGAAGGCGAAGAAGTTCAAGGACGTCACCGTTTCGGATACGAACGTGGATAACTATCCCTACGTTGTCGAGGTCACCGTCGGCGGCATGAGCTGCGAGCACTGCGTGCATGCGGTTGAGAATGCCATCAACAGCATCGAAGGCATGTGGGCGACGGTCGATCTTGAGAAACGCACAGCCACGGTCCGTGGCAAGGGCGAAATCGACCAAGACGCTATCGACAAGGTCATCGATCAGGCCGGGTACTACGTTATCCGCCAGCCGAAGCAAGCCTAGGGTCCACGCCGGCTTCGATTCCGTACATATATATAAGAAGGAGGGCGTCCGTCGGGGCGCCCTCCTTCGCGTGTTTGCGTGTTACTTTCGGCTATGCCAGCTTGAGGAATGCGCGGTAGGCCTTAAGCGCTTCGTACAGGTCGGCTTTGCTGACGACCTCCCACGGCGCATGCATGCTCAAGACCGGCACGCCGGCGTCGATAACGTTCATGCCGTATTTTGCCAGGATGTATGCGATGGTGCCGCCGCCGCCCAAGTCGACGCGACCTAGCTCTGCAGTCTGATAGGAGGCCCCGCCCTTGTCCATGATGTCGCGGATCTTAGCCATGTACTCGGCGTTGGCGTCGTTGGATCCGCTCTTGCCGCGGCTGCCCGTGAACTTGTTGAAGACGATGCCGCGTCCAAGGTAGGCAGAGTTCTTAGTTTCGAAAGCGGAAGCGTACAGCGGATCGAGGCCGGCGCTTACATCCGAGGAGAGCATACTGGAGTTGGCCAGGCAGCGGCGCAGGGACAGGTCGGTCAGCTGCCCGCATAAATCCAGGATCTCGGCCATGGTGTTCTCGAAGAACATCGACGTGATGCCCGTGGCGCCTACGGAGCCGATTTCTTCTTTGTCGACTAGCAGGCACACGCCGGTTTTCTCCAAGTTTTCGGCCTCCAGCTGCGCGATGAGCGAGGGGTAGGAGCAGGAACGGTCGTCATGGCCATAGCCCAGAATCATCGAGCGGTCGAAGCCCAGGTCGCGAGCGGGACCTGCGGGAACCACCTCCAGCTCGGAGGACAGGAAGTCCTCTTCGCACATCTGGTATTTGTCCGCCAGCAGCTTGAGCAGCATGGCCTTGACGGGTTCTTTCTCGACGAGCTTGGCCAGATCCTCGTCCTCGATTTCATCCTTGACTGCGGGACGTCCTCCAACCAGCAGGTCCAGGTCCTCACCGGTGACGACCTCGGTGGCCTTCTTCTGCATCTGCTCTTGCGCCAGATGGATGAGCAGGTCGGTAACGCAGAAAACGGGGTCTGCGGGGTCTTCGCCCACGTTGACCTCGACTGCGGAACCGTCCTTCTTCACGACGACGCCGTGCAGCGCCAGCGGCAGTGTGACCCACTGGTATTTCTTGACGCCGCCGTAATAGTGCGTGTCCAAAAGCGCGTAGTCGGTGGATTCGTACACCGGGTTCTGCTTGATGTCCAGACGCGGCGAGTCGATGTGGGCGCCCAGGATGTTCAGGCCGTCCTCCAGCGGACGAGATCCGATGTGGGCGAGCAACAGCGTTTTGCCGTAGGCGTCGGCGTATACACGGTCGCCGGCTTTCAGGGTCATGCCAGCGGCGCGGGCTTCCTCCAGAGAAATGTAACCGGCTTCGCGGGCCATGGCGATCGCGCTTTTCGCGCATTCGCGTTCGGTCTTGTTGGCGCTGATCCATCCGCGGTAGTCTTCGGCGAAGGCCTCCACCGCTGCGCGGTCTTCGGCAGTGTAGTCTTTCCAAGCGTTCTTACGTTCCATCGGTCCTCCTTGGGGGTCGTATTCTGTCCGCGCCATTGTAACGCCGCTTCGTCAAAGGTGCTGTGGAGTGATGCCGAATCGTGGATAAACCTCTGATTGCTGCACGAAGCGTCGTTGGCTTTGCAGGAGTTGGGATTCGGTGCTGCGCGAACGGGTCCAGCAGGTGCGGGCGTTCGGTTTGCCCTCTCCTCTCGGTTCAAGA
This genomic window contains:
- a CDS encoding zinc ribbon domain-containing protein — its product is MENSENETARIEEALAALPEKRTEALLALAAKVIDEAKVSEAVQVRFSKQLSAIAALDEEEAALTHELQLIADKAALAIADEENSRIAEENRAKAESEAEQKAQAAAEAAAVAAALAKEAEEAQAAAANAVAQAEAQAFAADKTMVLDILPGTTLDTQNEPDEIPAEEMAALERLAAEADAIEEDAADSTPEPAPLPDAASESDDSAVADAMAALKAEIEAETELDIDDADAAEALTALESEFAGESDAEPTSDSDISQAVGVDETPDVTPANDELPASQTAPMPAAPTCPKCGSAVREGDKFCLTCGASLSPAPTADTTAAMPGIGGANPVTQAADAAPTCPKCGAPHAAGDLFCMMCGSPLATATPGNASSTVVSASVCPNCGAEYEPGDVFCMMCGTRL
- a CDS encoding zinc-ribbon domain-containing protein, which codes for MNCPNCGAELKEGAAFCIQCGTPVSSAAPTQPTQPAQPTMPVQQPTVPVSAPATPAAAPTQPVQPAYQPTAQQPFVPQQDPYAQQTQAYAPAQDPNVQQQPFAPQQAPYQNQAPYQNQKSGGKRTGLIIGGIAAVLLLILGGVGIAGVLSGGDDKVADEKPAATTEKATETEEEAGAATETEAPAQEEATTEEATEDPAEPAATGADYSAVLDSHGGLTVDAVTTLSGSDLYDLLMSKGFEYDASYGEYVCYYEPFQAFAVSVDGSTVLDESGMRSLSIGGAGDPVVYVIAAYDYGDDLNGAYDAIVGDSASDKLVLDEETIVAKVENEGGKYFVMAMNSEGDLGPTFAVVSEEAISSGVFYTWTGLDTSFGSTVDELYGSFTSQA
- a CDS encoding DNA/RNA non-specific endonuclease, yielding MEEQPTRRINWKHALVACLVLLALVGSMALFWSDSFEGLLPSKPEASTAQLDQIPEYDGQPYSTINNNEPVFTSDELKRNTFEEYSELDSLGRCGTAFALVGVETMPTSEREDIGSVTPSGWRICRYDDLIEDRYLYNRCHIIGFQLTGENANPLNLFTGTRYLNVSGMLPFENEVASYVRTTRNHVLYRVTPVFVGNELVARGVHMEAESVEDNGKGISFNVFVHNIQPGVEIDYATGGSWRGDDADEVAAELAARLSAEQAPYSSETEPDTTPETTVKPIDMSEFDYVVNTGSKRFHLPSCESVAEMAEKNREGFNGTRDELLEQGYEPCNRCNP
- a CDS encoding PadR family transcriptional regulator, yielding MKIDYVLLGLIRINPNSSGYQLRGMINNSTGYFFTAHLSQIYPALRKMLDNGWLKVELLPQDGKPDAKLYSILPKGEEALDAWLNEPFKFGMGRSTSDEYITKLMFMGHMPNDKLLAYIDAGIKHFEKERREILESNLGPEKESVEWLAPDIRNRYLTIWGNEFDYIVKETQSRIDRLTALKEAILANQEK
- a CDS encoding heavy metal translocating P-type ATPase, encoding MDFSIRTEIPGRMRLNLAGPVPDNDIDSLITVTKSCMYVTKVTVYARIGQLAVNYVNAPDARKTVIDHLRSIDAEKIAAARGQYTMTLAPRASKLFFQLANVIGGYVFRRWVLPAPLRAICTVVSFLPFLKAGVAELANSRLTVPVLDMSAIAISFLKRDFNTAGSTMLLLNVGEILEDYTRASSENALINSLLDVPESARKVIDGDEMIVPSNELAAGDLVVVRTGQSICVDGVIEAGEGAVNQASLTGEPLAIRRSVGDDVYAGTAVEEGELYIRVRSDTNQTRLRSIVTMVNAADDLKAESQSRMEALADKIVPWNFLLAGLVAITTRSIIKTSAALMVDYSCALKLTGSIAVMTAMSNAAKAGVTTKGAKHFETFANADTIVFDKTGTLTEAAPKLAKVESLDPAWPEEEVLRLAACLEEHFPHPVARAVVHGAMERNLEHRERHAAVEYIVAHGIASSLDGHRVVIGSRHFVIEDEHVPISDETIAYLEDTFHGLSPLYLAVNHKLVGVLGVQDPLKADTRKAIQQLRDLGFKHVVMLTGDAQKTAERIAAEAGIDEFQANMLPEDKFAYLERLKEEGRVVAMVGDGVNDSPALSRADVGVAMGQGSDIAKEVADIVLSGSNLDSLVMLRQLSQELMNRLNVSYASTMTINSALLALGILGVISPQLSSLLHNASTVAMSLRNTAAYLPQHEKELEL
- a CDS encoding DUF6110 family protein; translated protein: MSLFSKTHTLLVAGGFLLGTVGLTALKSETAKKCYVQAAATGMRIKNTYDDVIEQAKAEVDDIVAEATYLTKQDAEAAEEVEAEA
- a CDS encoding heavy-metal-associated domain-containing protein, with the translated sequence MNLSTAIVILIIAVIGFFAFRRTRDVFFGKKDCCNTSPAGPKAKKFKDVTVSDTNVDNYPYVVEVTVGGMSCEHCVHAVENAINSIEGMWATVDLEKRTATVRGKGEIDQDAIDKVIDQAGYYVIRQPKQA
- a CDS encoding aminopeptidase, which translates into the protein MERKNAWKDYTAEDRAAVEAFAEDYRGWISANKTERECAKSAIAMAREAGYISLEEARAAGMTLKAGDRVYADAYGKTLLLAHIGSRPLEDGLNILGAHIDSPRLDIKQNPVYESTDYALLDTHYYGGVKKYQWVTLPLALHGVVVKKDGSAVEVNVGEDPADPVFCVTDLLIHLAQEQMQKKATEVVTGEDLDLLVGGRPAVKDEIEDEDLAKLVEKEPVKAMLLKLLADKYQMCEEDFLSSELEVVPAGPARDLGFDRSMILGYGHDDRSCSYPSLIAQLEAENLEKTGVCLLVDKEEIGSVGATGITSMFFENTMAEILDLCGQLTDLSLRRCLANSSMLSSDVSAGLDPLYASAFETKNSAYLGRGIVFNKFTGSRGKSGSNDANAEYMAKIRDIMDKGGASYQTAELGRVDLGGGGTIAYILAKYGMNVIDAGVPVLSMHAPWEVVSKADLYEALKAYRAFLKLA